The proteins below are encoded in one region of Methanofollis aquaemaris:
- the mutL gene encoding DNA mismatch repair endonuclease MutL: MSMQDATIRVLPVGTVNQIAAGEVVERPASVVKELVENAVDAGAGLVRVEVTSDRRQVTGVRVVDDGIGMGRADAVLAFKEHATSKIREIEDLDCLHTLGFRGEALASIASVAEVTIVTKPRDRGVIAGIRVRVRGGGDPEVSEVGAPDGTSVEVKDLFFNTPARRKFLKSLHTELAHIHGVVEKTALAHPEVAFRLLHNGRERIATHAADDLRETAGALFGTDLTRALVPVGGGNRFVRVGGFVARPSHTRADQYQIFLSVNGRPVYSAGIVRAIKEGYGTLLPANRFPIAFLALTTEDGLVDANVHPTKRQVRFTHEREVYEAVTETVRTALHGEDLLAGEREAEVFTPPPAPRRPARPVAPAPTTAPRPGVGESPALYAKSDRRLRQTELPLAGAERNRLPEVTVLGQVDATYIVGSTGGRSLVLIDQHAAHERILYEQVQAKQASGPKTQELIVPVLVTFSPTEVELVREALPLLAEEGFVVEEFGPSTFAVNAIPVVLGKLEEPEVIRDLVSALVREGPSDPVGRREAITRRVACRGAIKAGDPLTTEQMQRLVEQLAHTENPYTCPHGRPTVILFSPDEMAAMFRRT; encoded by the coding sequence ATGAGCATGCAGGACGCCACCATCCGGGTGCTCCCGGTCGGCACGGTGAACCAGATCGCCGCCGGCGAGGTGGTGGAGCGCCCGGCCTCGGTGGTGAAGGAACTGGTGGAGAACGCCGTCGACGCCGGCGCCGGTCTGGTGCGGGTGGAGGTGACCTCAGACCGCCGGCAGGTCACCGGCGTGCGGGTCGTCGACGACGGGATAGGGATGGGGCGGGCCGATGCGGTGCTCGCGTTCAAGGAGCACGCGACCAGCAAGATCCGGGAGATCGAAGACCTCGACTGTCTCCACACCCTCGGGTTCAGGGGCGAGGCGCTCGCGAGCATCGCCTCGGTCGCGGAAGTGACCATCGTCACGAAACCGCGGGACCGCGGGGTCATCGCCGGGATAAGGGTGCGGGTCCGCGGCGGGGGCGATCCCGAGGTCTCGGAGGTCGGGGCGCCGGACGGGACGAGCGTGGAGGTGAAAGACCTCTTCTTCAACACTCCCGCACGCCGCAAATTCCTCAAGTCTCTCCATACCGAACTGGCCCACATCCACGGGGTCGTCGAGAAGACCGCCCTCGCCCACCCCGAGGTCGCCTTCCGCCTCCTCCACAACGGCCGGGAACGGATCGCCACCCATGCCGCCGACGACCTGCGCGAGACGGCGGGCGCCCTCTTCGGGACCGACCTCACCCGCGCCCTGGTGCCGGTAGGCGGCGGGAACCGGTTTGTGCGGGTTGGGGGCTTTGTCGCCCGCCCGTCGCATACGCGGGCCGACCAGTACCAGATCTTCCTCTCGGTCAACGGCCGTCCGGTCTACTCCGCCGGGATCGTGCGGGCGATCAAGGAGGGCTACGGGACGCTGCTTCCCGCGAACCGGTTCCCGATCGCCTTCCTCGCCCTCACGACCGAGGACGGCCTGGTGGACGCCAACGTCCACCCGACCAAGCGGCAGGTGCGTTTCACCCATGAGCGGGAGGTCTACGAGGCGGTGACCGAAACGGTGCGGACGGCGCTCCACGGCGAAGACCTCCTCGCCGGGGAGCGGGAGGCCGAGGTCTTTACTCCGCCGCCGGCGCCGCGTCGTCCGGCCCGCCCTGTCGCTCCCGCCCCCACAACCGCCCCCCGTCCTGGCGTCGGCGAGAGCCCGGCGCTCTATGCGAAGTCCGACCGGCGTCTGCGCCAGACCGAACTCCCGCTCGCGGGTGCGGAGCGCAACCGTCTCCCTGAGGTGACGGTCCTCGGGCAGGTGGACGCCACCTATATCGTCGGCTCGACCGGCGGGCGCTCGTTGGTGCTCATCGACCAGCACGCCGCCCACGAGCGGATCCTGTACGAGCAGGTGCAGGCGAAGCAGGCCAGCGGGCCGAAGACCCAGGAACTGATCGTCCCGGTGCTCGTCACCTTCTCCCCCACCGAGGTCGAACTCGTCCGCGAGGCCCTCCCCCTCCTCGCGGAGGAGGGCTTCGTCGTCGAAGAGTTCGGGCCCTCGACCTTCGCGGTGAACGCCATCCCGGTGGTTCTGGGCAAACTCGAGGAGCCCGAGGTGATCCGCGACCTCGTCTCCGCCCTGGTGCGCGAAGGGCCCTCCGACCCCGTGGGACGGCGGGAGGCGATCACCAGACGGGTGGCCTGCCGGGGTGCGATCAAGGCCGGCGATCCCCTCACCACCGAGCAGATGCAGCGGCTCGTCGAGCAACTGGCGCATACCGAGAACCCGTACACCTGCCCGCACGGGCGGCCGACGGTGATTTTATTTTCGCCTGATGAGATGGCGGCGATGTTTCGGCGGACGTGA
- a CDS encoding viperin family antiviral radical SAM protein: protein MPQLLPRSANWHMTSACNYHCKFCCMQKLTGDLTSMTRAEEVLHHLKRLGIEKINFVGGEPLCSSWIYDVTQRAKEMGFVVGITSNGALLTENTLNRLSGSVDWIGLSIDSASDEIEKRLGRGDGSHVRHCTEVSEMVQGLGIKLKINTTVTKLTCQEDMREFIRSINPDRWKVFQFLHVPGQNDDAVASLGITDEEFSWFRYINQDLRLRHGTSPVFESADCMLDSYLMLTPSGSIFLNTEFPFREYPIESVSADMLPRILNVENYFSRGAVYAW from the coding sequence ATGCCCCAACTGCTTCCCAGATCAGCGAACTGGCATATGACCTCTGCATGCAACTACCACTGCAAGTTTTGCTGTATGCAAAAACTCACTGGCGACCTCACTTCAATGACCCGGGCAGAAGAAGTCCTGCACCATCTGAAACGTCTGGGGATTGAGAAGATCAATTTTGTCGGTGGCGAACCTTTGTGTAGTTCCTGGATATATGATGTTACCCAGCGTGCGAAGGAGATGGGGTTCGTCGTTGGAATCACCAGCAACGGCGCTCTGCTGACTGAAAATACACTGAACCGGCTATCCGGTTCGGTGGATTGGATTGGTCTTTCCATTGACTCAGCATCTGATGAAATTGAAAAACGTCTGGGCCGCGGCGATGGTTCCCACGTCAGGCATTGTACCGAAGTATCAGAGATGGTTCAGGGTCTTGGAATAAAATTAAAGATCAACACGACGGTTACGAAACTGACCTGCCAGGAAGATATGCGCGAGTTTATCCGGAGCATCAATCCTGACCGCTGGAAAGTTTTCCAGTTCCTCCATGTTCCCGGTCAAAACGATGACGCAGTTGCATCTCTCGGGATAACTGATGAGGAGTTTTCCTGGTTCCGGTACATCAATCAAGATCTTCGGTTACGACACGGCACATCTCCGGTCTTTGAGTCTGCGGACTGTATGTTAGATTCATATCTGATGCTTACTCCTTCTGGCTCGATCTTTTTGAACACAGAATTTCCGTTTCGGGAGTATCCTATCGAATCCGTAAGTGCCGACATGCTGCCGAGGATTCTCAATGTTGAAAATTATTTTTCGAGAGGTGCGGTTTATGCCTGGTGA
- a CDS encoding flavodoxin family protein, translated as MKIVAFNGSPRAEESGTHVMVDAFLEGAAQADAEVENVFLARKKIDHCLGCFQCWASPVGKCVLKDDMDDLISRYSAADIVVFATPLHNDNVSSHLKVFIDRLLPIGDPHFAVDEGGETVHPSRGGKIPKFVMISNCGFPEQSHFQVLRLLTKRMARNYKTEFIAEIYRSGGPWLTEPAAAEAVAAYREQVRAAGEEVVTAGRLSEETRERLEQPLIPSPDFLDFYRQEVNRYWDDLWAERG; from the coding sequence ATGAAAATCGTGGCATTCAACGGGAGCCCCAGGGCCGAGGAGAGCGGCACCCACGTCATGGTCGACGCCTTTCTCGAAGGGGCGGCACAGGCGGACGCCGAGGTGGAGAACGTCTTCCTCGCACGCAAAAAGATCGATCACTGCCTCGGGTGTTTTCAGTGCTGGGCGTCGCCGGTAGGGAAGTGCGTGCTGAAAGACGACATGGACGATCTCATCAGCCGCTACTCCGCCGCCGACATCGTCGTCTTTGCGACGCCGCTTCACAACGACAACGTCTCCAGTCACCTGAAGGTCTTCATCGACCGTCTGCTGCCGATCGGAGATCCCCATTTTGCGGTGGACGAAGGGGGAGAGACGGTACACCCTTCGCGGGGCGGGAAGATCCCGAAGTTCGTGATGATCTCGAACTGCGGTTTCCCCGAACAGAGCCATTTTCAGGTGCTCAGGCTGCTGACGAAGCGGATGGCACGCAACTACAAGACCGAGTTCATCGCCGAGATCTATCGCAGCGGCGGGCCCTGGTTGACCGAACCGGCCGCCGCGGAGGCGGTCGCTGCGTACCGGGAGCAGGTGCGGGCGGCCGGGGAAGAGGTGGTGACGGCCGGCCGGCTCTCCGAAGAGACGAGGGAGCGCCTCGAACAACCGCTCATCCCGTCGCCGGATTTTCTCGATTTCTACCGGCAGGAGGTCAACCGGTACTGGGACGACCTGTGGGCTGAGCGGGGATAG
- a CDS encoding PepSY domain-containing protein has protein sequence MNRKISFFLSLFVVLAVFVIFIFISFSGSGQADPVRQSPSPSPTPPETTTPATEITKEEAKAIAADAFPEIVGPDTAKVRFEQITDALGERRSWEVDDYSANLNVEGARHAQVWVDAATGEIMEFAIHTGKKGRPDDPVLSEEEACACADEFFQGREEGAILERRPDVLYQTYTSLVEGGKEVAGFYRIWYARLVREVPCSGDGCDLEVDAVNGETRRFCKTWALDESRCRADTTPSIQAEEAEERAGAYLKETYGDLPGLTIHTTLLKWADHPFWARDPSTAVPLGWEVTFDNDHYRSLTWPRNATAWVDAHTGEVFACDYRPDLT, from the coding sequence ATGAATAGAAAAATATCTTTTTTTCTCTCTCTTTTTGTTGTCCTTGCAGTATTCGTCATCTTCATCTTCATCTCCTTCTCCGGCTCCGGGCAGGCCGATCCCGTCCGGCAAAGCCCTTCTCCCTCGCCAACCCCTCCAGAGACGACAACCCCCGCCACAGAAATCACCAAAGAAGAGGCGAAGGCCATCGCCGCCGACGCCTTCCCTGAGATTGTCGGTCCTGACACAGCGAAGGTCAGGTTCGAGCAGATTACCGACGCACTTGGGGAACGCCGCTCATGGGAAGTCGACGACTACAGCGCCAACCTCAACGTCGAGGGTGCGAGACATGCTCAGGTCTGGGTGGATGCGGCCACCGGCGAGATCATGGAGTTTGCCATCCATACCGGTAAAAAGGGGCGACCTGACGACCCTGTCCTCAGCGAGGAAGAAGCGTGTGCATGTGCCGATGAATTCTTTCAGGGAAGAGAAGAAGGTGCCATTCTGGAACGGCGGCCTGATGTACTCTACCAGACCTACACCAGCCTAGTGGAAGGCGGGAAGGAGGTGGCCGGATTCTATCGGATCTGGTATGCCCGCCTTGTAAGGGAGGTGCCGTGCAGCGGCGACGGGTGCGACCTTGAAGTTGACGCGGTCAACGGAGAGACGAGGCGGTTCTGCAAAACCTGGGCACTCGACGAAAGTCGCTGCCGTGCCGACACCACCCCTTCGATACAGGCAGAAGAGGCGGAGGAACGTGCAGGGGCATATCTCAAGGAAACCTACGGGGATCTGCCGGGGCTCACTATCCACACCACACTCCTGAAGTGGGCGGACCATCCTTTCTGGGCCAGAGACCCGTCCACCGCCGTGCCTCTCGGGTGGGAGGTCACCTTCGACAACGACCACTACCGCTCGCTCACATGGCCGAGAAACGCCACGGCCTGGGTCGACGCCCACACCGGCGAGGTCTTTGCCTGCGACTATCGCCCTGACCTGACCTGA
- a CDS encoding ABC transporter permease has translation MESRRIFIIAGKEFAETLRGRRFLMVLGIFLIIAFIGTLQGIQSYTADLDHYTQALTMGAESVSPLWQVRPTLLDVFYRMGEMVAVLGAVLGIAVGFDLISGEKEEKSLKILLSHPVYRDEVITGKALGGVAVLTLTAVTALLITLAVLLLSGHMPLPGEWGQIFLFGAFSLLYLVGCFAIALAMSTVARRSGEALMYSLVCFFFLSLVMPAAGLVVADAVVGEAPEKVPAGGDLDDWYDYQERWEAWEHRTELRAAVLSTGKLFSPEQNFHAISQAITRPQKYLIMRGQADDPWHRPDEEPDYGVVLGYLWQNVVALFLIPAIFFGFAYVRFLRIDLR, from the coding sequence ATGGAGAGCAGACGGATCTTCATCATCGCCGGGAAAGAATTTGCCGAGACCCTCAGGGGCCGGCGTTTCTTGATGGTGCTCGGGATCTTCCTGATCATCGCCTTCATCGGCACCCTGCAGGGCATCCAGAGTTATACCGCCGACCTCGACCACTACACCCAGGCCCTGACCATGGGTGCGGAGTCGGTCTCGCCTCTCTGGCAGGTGCGGCCGACGCTCCTGGACGTCTTTTACCGGATGGGCGAGATGGTCGCGGTCCTGGGGGCGGTGCTCGGGATCGCCGTGGGATTTGATCTCATCTCAGGCGAGAAAGAGGAGAAGTCGCTGAAGATCCTCCTCTCTCACCCGGTGTACCGCGACGAGGTGATCACCGGCAAGGCTCTCGGCGGGGTGGCGGTCCTCACCCTCACAGCCGTGACCGCCCTGCTCATCACCCTTGCCGTCCTCCTCCTCTCGGGCCACATGCCTCTCCCCGGAGAGTGGGGTCAGATCTTCCTCTTCGGCGCCTTCTCCCTCCTTTACCTCGTCGGGTGCTTTGCGATCGCCCTGGCGATGTCGACGGTTGCACGCCGGAGCGGCGAGGCGCTGATGTACAGTCTGGTCTGTTTCTTCTTCCTCTCCCTGGTGATGCCGGCCGCCGGGCTCGTCGTCGCCGACGCCGTCGTCGGCGAGGCACCTGAGAAGGTGCCCGCCGGGGGCGATCTCGACGACTGGTACGACTACCAGGAGAGATGGGAGGCATGGGAGCACCGCACCGAACTGCGGGCGGCCGTCCTCTCGACCGGGAAACTCTTCTCGCCCGAGCAGAACTTCCATGCGATCAGCCAGGCGATCACCCGGCCCCAAAAATATCTGATCATGCGCGGGCAGGCCGACGACCCCTGGCACCGCCCCGACGAAGAACCCGACTATGGCGTGGTGCTCGGCTACCTCTGGCAGAACGTCGTCGCGCTCTTTCTCATCCCGGCGATCTTCTTCGGGTTTGCCTATGTGCGGTTCCTGAGGATCGACCTGAGGTGA
- a CDS encoding FxLYD domain-containing protein, with protein sequence MNALKFLSALLVLSAAVILTAGCSGPADTAYDSQSAPANSSSHGGELEIAYTKYDWSQEGYLHVSGTAKNVGDETLSSAQIDAKCYDKDGVLLQTKSDLVRDLEPGELWEFEVMYQISDIQDYYNFETIVGNCF encoded by the coding sequence ATGAATGCACTGAAATTCCTTTCGGCGCTTCTTGTTCTTTCTGCAGCGGTCATTCTCACTGCAGGGTGTTCCGGACCAGCAGACACAGCCTATGACTCTCAGTCCGCCCCGGCAAATTCAAGTTCTCATGGAGGAGAATTGGAAATCGCGTACACTAAATATGACTGGAGCCAGGAAGGATACCTCCACGTTAGCGGGACCGCAAAAAATGTCGGTGATGAAACCCTCTCGTCTGCTCAGATCGATGCCAAGTGTTATGACAAAGACGGCGTTCTCCTGCAAACGAAGTCTGATCTCGTCAGAGACCTTGAGCCCGGAGAGTTGTGGGAGTTTGAAGTAATGTATCAGATCTCGGATATTCAGGATTATTACAATTTCGAAACTATTGTTGGAAACTGTTTCTAA
- the tnpA gene encoding IS200/IS605 family transposase — protein MMYKLDRSAHSVFALYYHLVIVVKYRRKALYSDDIRERLKDIVWNLSDELGIEVVAHEPAEDHYHLVFKATPKTNLVNVVNVIKGVSARRLRQEFPATKNMLWGKSFWSPSYFLATSGQVSLDTLKDYVDSQLEK, from the coding sequence ATGATGTATAAACTTGATAGGTCGGCGCATTCGGTCTTTGCTCTCTACTATCATCTGGTGATAGTAGTGAAGTATCGCCGGAAAGCGTTGTATTCTGACGACATTCGAGAACGTCTGAAAGATATTGTGTGGAACCTATCTGATGAATTGGGTATAGAGGTTGTTGCTCACGAACCCGCCGAAGATCACTATCATCTTGTCTTCAAAGCGACTCCGAAAACCAACCTTGTCAACGTTGTCAATGTGATCAAGGGAGTATCAGCACGGAGACTGCGGCAGGAGTTTCCTGCAACAAAGAATATGCTGTGGGGAAAATCCTTCTGGTCTCCATCGTATTTTCTTGCAACATCTGGACAGGTGAGCCTTGACACCCTGAAAGATTACGTCGATTCTCAATTGGAGAAGTGA
- a CDS encoding RNA-guided endonuclease InsQ/TnpB family protein produces the protein MIISYKYRAYPDAPVETRLHETLDTCRWLYNKLLEECNTARENGITPTMRGTQARIVTLKDENPSLKGVYSKVLQMVNYTLWSNIAALSQTKKRGRKIGKLRFKGTFRYRTLNYNQSGFKIDREHSTITFSKIGTIPFTMHRPYTGKVKGVLITRSGDIWYVIVQAEQEVAASKREGRSVGIDVGLSSFAVDSEGAVIENPRFYDHSLKKIKTLQQSIARKKRFSQNWKKAKKRLEKTYDHITNQKKDFLHKLSRQYVDTYATICVEDLNIKGLKEKSSSKGLHRSIHDASWGRFYSYLAYKAESAGTDFVKVDPRNTSQMCSNCGSIVKKTLSERVHECPYCGFVADRDYNAAVNIHRVGMEQPFEPVETIPLHHISVMQVLSMKQEATPFRAG, from the coding sequence ATGATCATTTCCTACAAGTATCGAGCATATCCAGATGCACCCGTGGAAACACGATTGCACGAGACCCTTGATACCTGTAGGTGGCTCTACAACAAACTCCTTGAAGAATGCAACACAGCGCGGGAAAACGGGATCACTCCGACGATGCGGGGAACGCAGGCTCGGATCGTCACGCTGAAAGATGAAAATCCATCTCTGAAGGGCGTGTACTCCAAAGTGCTTCAGATGGTCAACTATACCCTCTGGAGCAACATCGCTGCACTCTCGCAGACAAAGAAGAGAGGGCGAAAGATCGGCAAACTCCGGTTCAAGGGCACATTCCGGTACCGGACACTCAACTACAACCAGTCCGGGTTCAAGATCGACCGTGAACACAGCACGATCACATTCTCGAAGATCGGGACAATTCCGTTCACGATGCATCGACCGTACACGGGAAAGGTGAAGGGCGTTCTGATCACCCGTTCTGGTGATATATGGTACGTGATTGTTCAGGCAGAGCAGGAGGTCGCCGCGTCAAAGCGGGAAGGGAGATCTGTCGGGATCGATGTCGGTCTGAGCTCGTTTGCAGTCGATAGCGAGGGGGCGGTGATCGAGAATCCCCGGTTCTATGATCATTCACTGAAGAAGATCAAGACATTACAGCAGAGCATTGCCCGGAAAAAACGGTTTTCGCAGAACTGGAAGAAGGCAAAGAAGAGACTGGAGAAGACCTATGATCATATCACCAACCAGAAGAAAGATTTCCTGCACAAACTCTCCAGGCAGTACGTTGACACCTATGCAACAATCTGTGTCGAAGACCTGAATATCAAAGGTCTGAAGGAGAAAAGCAGCTCTAAAGGATTGCACAGGAGCATCCATGATGCTTCATGGGGACGATTCTATTCTTATCTTGCGTACAAGGCTGAAAGTGCTGGTACGGATTTCGTCAAAGTCGATCCCAGGAATACATCACAGATGTGCTCAAACTGTGGAAGTATTGTGAAAAAGACCCTCTCTGAGAGAGTCCACGAATGCCCATATTGTGGGTTTGTTGCCGATAGAGATTACAATGCTGCGGTGAATATTCACCGCGTGGGGATGGAACAGCCCTTTGAGCCTGTGGAGACGATACCTCTCCATCACATCTCTGTGATGCAAGTACTGTCCATGAAGCAGGAAGCCACGCCCTTCAGGGCGGGGTAG
- a CDS encoding EF-Tu/IF-2/RF-3 family GTPase, whose amino-acid sequence MANLTVAVLGPAGYAKDLGKKGTSTDITFYNLKKGADTLTFIEPTRYPDRLAPLFYAASMADAVVMVVDQLDAVFGECLLMLRAAGVPRGFLVLRNYITPEQVTPLLKGLGLAGYECMEDDLIVLRERLLEAAAAPRADAEEKETCIVPIDHFFNVRGIGTVILGTVADGTLRKHDTLRAFPTEKTALVRSIQKHDDDFDEATVGDRVGLALKNIDEADLDRGSVLSNDPALRCETTVTGTLDLVPVWKTPITEGMVLHLGHWVQFLPSRVVAVEGNRVTVELEKELVFKDGSKAVVTYLEGGSLRVAGTLTLE is encoded by the coding sequence ATGGCAAACCTCACGGTTGCGGTGCTGGGCCCCGCCGGGTATGCGAAGGACCTGGGCAAGAAAGGGACGAGCACCGACATCACCTTCTACAACCTCAAGAAGGGCGCGGATACGCTCACGTTCATCGAGCCGACCCGATATCCCGACCGCCTCGCTCCGCTCTTTTATGCGGCGTCGATGGCCGACGCGGTGGTCATGGTGGTGGACCAGCTCGACGCCGTCTTCGGCGAGTGCCTGCTGATGCTCCGGGCGGCCGGGGTGCCCCGCGGCTTTTTGGTGCTGAGAAACTACATCACCCCCGAGCAGGTGACCCCGCTCCTGAAGGGTCTGGGCCTCGCGGGCTACGAGTGCATGGAGGACGACCTCATCGTGCTCAGGGAACGGCTCCTGGAGGCGGCGGCGGCCCCCCGTGCAGACGCCGAAGAGAAAGAGACCTGCATCGTGCCCATCGACCACTTCTTCAATGTCCGCGGGATCGGGACCGTGATCCTGGGCACCGTCGCCGACGGCACGCTCAGGAAGCACGACACCCTCCGGGCTTTCCCGACCGAGAAGACGGCACTCGTCCGCTCCATCCAGAAGCACGACGACGACTTCGACGAGGCGACCGTCGGCGACCGCGTCGGCCTCGCCCTCAAGAACATCGACGAGGCGGACCTCGACCGCGGCTCGGTACTCTCCAACGACCCCGCGCTCAGGTGCGAGACCACCGTCACCGGCACCCTGGACCTCGTCCCGGTCTGGAAGACCCCCATCACCGAGGGGATGGTCCTCCACCTCGGGCACTGGGTGCAGTTCCTGCCGTCACGGGTCGTCGCCGTGGAGGGCAACCGCGTCACCGTCGAACTGGAGAAGGAGCTGGTCTTTAAGGATGGTTCGAAGGCGGTCGTGACGTACCTCGAGGGTGGGAGTCTGCGGGTGGCCGGGACGCTGACTCTGGAGTAA
- a CDS encoding acetate--CoA ligase family protein codes for MRERLDEAAGYALLEKYGIGVPAHRLARDRAEAVAAARAIGYPVVVKVVSPEIVHKSDVGGVVTGVADRIGVMAAYEQVRTAAAAVPDARFEGVIVEEHLPPGREFLIGGTTDSAFGKVLTVGTGGTLVELLRDVSFRVLPIDEAGVRAMVRELRSYPLVKGYRGSLPLDEEALVRAVLAAARLFEHEAVVEFDINPLVLYADGAAAVDARVIAGTPEVTQMPEKVQFSFPDPRTIAVVGASADPTKVGYAVMRNLLGFDGRLCPVNPHREQVLGLPAYPSVGAVPGEVDLAVVAVRASLVPGVVRDCGEKGVPLAVVISAGFGETGDVGQRLEDETSAAARKYGMRLLGPNCLGLMLPHLGINATFDPISPQKGHLGFLSQSGAVITTVVDWSVMTGTGFSAVVSVGNQADLSFTDLLPAVAADPATRAMILYVEEVKEGRRFLEAARQVADTVPVIAVKSGASAKGRAAASSHTGSLAGSFEVYSAAFRQAGILQAGSIEEAFQIGELLASEGYPQGERAYVVSGAGGFAVLASDYAERHGVALQTIPDDILRDLDAVLPPIWNRSNPMDIVGDGGAGRYARVFDVMIEHQDAWDIAFVVTVPSAVLNPIEIAHEIVRFSGKTGKMVVPCLLGGETMRGAVRVLKNHCIPNFPEIEDAFRAVGTVLRSGRRGRGALPACDTGAGD; via the coding sequence ATGAGAGAGAGGCTCGACGAGGCCGCAGGCTATGCCCTGCTGGAGAAATACGGGATCGGCGTGCCCGCCCACCGTCTCGCCCGCGACCGTGCCGAGGCGGTGGCCGCGGCCAGGGCCATCGGCTACCCGGTGGTGGTCAAGGTCGTCTCCCCCGAGATCGTGCACAAGTCCGACGTCGGCGGGGTGGTGACCGGCGTCGCCGACCGGATCGGCGTCATGGCGGCCTACGAACAGGTCCGCACCGCCGCTGCGGCCGTGCCCGACGCCAGGTTCGAAGGGGTGATCGTCGAGGAGCACCTCCCGCCAGGCCGGGAATTTCTCATCGGCGGGACGACCGACTCGGCCTTCGGGAAGGTGCTCACCGTCGGGACCGGCGGCACCCTCGTCGAACTCCTGCGGGACGTCTCGTTCAGGGTGCTCCCCATCGACGAGGCCGGGGTGCGGGCGATGGTGAGGGAGTTGCGGAGCTATCCTCTGGTGAAGGGCTACCGCGGCTCCCTCCCCCTCGACGAGGAGGCGCTGGTCCGCGCCGTCCTCGCGGCGGCCCGCCTCTTCGAGCACGAGGCGGTCGTCGAGTTCGACATCAACCCCCTTGTCCTGTACGCCGACGGCGCCGCGGCCGTCGACGCCCGTGTCATCGCCGGCACCCCGGAGGTCACGCAGATGCCTGAAAAAGTCCAGTTTTCATTTCCCGATCCCCGGACCATTGCGGTTGTCGGGGCCTCCGCGGACCCGACCAAAGTCGGGTACGCCGTCATGAGAAACCTGCTCGGCTTCGACGGCCGGCTCTGCCCGGTCAACCCGCACCGCGAGCAGGTGCTCGGCCTCCCGGCCTACCCCTCGGTTGGTGCGGTTCCGGGCGAGGTCGACCTCGCCGTCGTCGCGGTCAGGGCCTCGCTGGTGCCCGGCGTCGTGCGGGATTGCGGGGAGAAGGGCGTGCCCCTCGCCGTCGTCATCTCGGCGGGTTTCGGCGAGACCGGCGATGTCGGACAACGGCTCGAAGACGAGACCTCTGCCGCGGCCCGAAAGTATGGGATGCGCCTCCTCGGCCCCAACTGCCTCGGGCTGATGCTCCCCCACCTCGGGATCAACGCCACCTTCGACCCCATCTCCCCGCAGAAGGGCCACCTCGGGTTTCTCTCGCAGAGCGGCGCCGTGATCACCACCGTCGTCGACTGGAGCGTCATGACCGGCACCGGGTTCTCGGCGGTCGTCAGCGTCGGCAACCAGGCCGACCTCAGTTTCACCGACCTCCTCCCGGCCGTCGCCGCCGACCCGGCGACGAGAGCGATGATCCTCTATGTCGAGGAGGTGAAAGAGGGGCGGAGGTTCCTGGAGGCGGCGCGGCAGGTGGCCGATACCGTCCCGGTCATCGCCGTCAAGTCCGGTGCCTCCGCAAAGGGCCGGGCCGCCGCCTCCTCGCACACCGGATCGCTCGCCGGATCGTTCGAAGTCTACTCGGCCGCCTTCAGACAGGCCGGAATCCTCCAGGCCGGTTCCATCGAGGAGGCCTTCCAGATCGGCGAACTCCTCGCCTCGGAGGGCTACCCGCAGGGCGAGCGCGCCTACGTCGTCTCGGGCGCCGGCGGGTTTGCCGTCCTCGCCTCCGACTATGCCGAGCGCCACGGCGTCGCCCTCCAGACGATCCCGGACGACATCCTCCGCGACCTCGACGCCGTCCTTCCTCCCATCTGGAACCGCTCCAACCCGATGGACATCGTCGGCGACGGCGGGGCCGGGCGGTACGCCCGCGTCTTCGACGTGATGATCGAGCACCAGGACGCCTGGGACATCGCCTTCGTCGTCACCGTCCCCTCGGCCGTCCTCAACCCCATCGAGATCGCCCACGAGATCGTGCGCTTCTCCGGGAAGACCGGGAAGATGGTGGTCCCCTGTCTCCTCGGAGGCGAGACGATGCGGGGTGCGGTGCGGGTGTTGAAGAACCACTGCATCCCGAACTTCCCCGAGATCGAGGACGCCTTCAGGGCCGTCGGGACGGTGCTTCGGAGCGGACGGCGGGGCCGGGGGGCGCTGCCGGCCTGCGACACCGGCGCGGGGGACTGA